A stretch of the Vitis riparia cultivar Riparia Gloire de Montpellier isolate 1030 chromosome 13, EGFV_Vit.rip_1.0, whole genome shotgun sequence genome encodes the following:
- the LOC117927840 gene encoding uncharacterized protein LOC117927840 — protein MESNNKIKIRSPSKLKPIFLWLLSSLVVALIAISFSSTATKTNYFKTLLLKLTFSSHHTRLLGFLFPSQNHIQTLTPNPISISPYCVLWMAPFLSGGGYSSEAWSYILSLHQHMKNPRFKLGIEQHGDQESIEFWEGLPPHIKKLAFELHNTECRMNETIVVCHSEPGAWYPPLFQTFPCPPTGYGEFMYTIGRTMFETDRLNSEHVRRCNQMDFVWVPTEFHVSTFVKSGVEPSKVVKIVQPIDVSFFDPLKHKPFDLASIGKLVLGRAKSREEFVLLSVFKWEYRKGWDVLLRAYLKEFSMTDGVALYLLTNPYHSDGDFGNKIVEFVEDCGIEKPPNTWAPIYVIDTHIAQVDLPRVYAAADAFVLPSRGEGWGRPLVEAMAMSLPVIATNWSGPTEYLTDENSYPLPVDRMSEVMEGAFRGHLWAEPGVDQLGVLMRHVVSNPEEARGKGRKAREDMISRFSPEIVAGIVTHHIQHILGNK, from the coding sequence ATGGAGtccaataataaaattaaaatccgCTCCCCCTCGAAACTGAAACCCATTTTCTTATGGCTCTTATCATCGCTTGTAGTTGCACTGATAGCAATTTCATTCAGCTCCACTGCAACCAAGACAAACTATTTCAAAACCCTACTACTGAAATTAACCTTCTCATCACACCACACTCGACTTCTAGGGTTTCTTTTCCCATCCCAAAACCACATACAAACCCTAACGCCTAACCCCATTTCCATCTCCCCTTACTGCGTGCTCTGGATGGCTCCCTTCCTTTCGGGTGGTGGGTACAGTTCAGAAGCCTGGTCTTACATTTTGTCTCTTCACCAACACATGAAAAACCCTAGATTTAAATTGGGTATTGAGCAGCATGGCGATCAAGAGAGCATAGAATTTTGGGAGGGTTTACCTCCGCATATTAAGAAGCTTGCTTTTGAGCTTCACAATACAGAATGTAGGATGAATGAGACTATTGTGGTATGTCATAGTGAGCCAGGTGCTTGGTACCCTCCCTTGTTCCAAACCTTTCCATGCCCACCAACTGGTTATGGCGAGTTCATGTACACGATCGGTCGGACCATGTTTGAGACGGACAGGCTCAATTCTGAACACGTAAGGCGGTGTAATCAAATGGATTTTGTTTGGGTTCCTACTGAATTTCATGTATCCACCTTTGTTAAAAGCGGGGTTGAGCCATCCAAGGTTGTGAAAATCGTTCAACCAATTGATGTGAGCTTCTTCGATCCACTTAAGCACAAGCCATTTGATCTTGCCTCCATAGGGAAATTGGTTTTGGGCAGAGCAAAGTCGCGAGAGGAGTTTGTGTTGTTGAGTGTGTTTAAGTGGGAGTATAGGAAGGGATGGGATGTGTTGCTGAGAGCATACTTGAAAGAATTCTCAATGACTGATGGGGTTGCCCTCTATCTCCTAACAAATCCCTACCACTCTGATGGAGATTTTGGTAACAAGATTGTGGAGTTTGTGGAGGATTGTGGCATAGAAAAACCTCCCAACACTTGGGCTCCAATTTATGTGATAGATACCCACATAGCTCAGGTTGATCTTCCCAGAGTGTATGCAGCGGCTGATGCATTTGTTCTTCCATCAAGAGGTGAAGGGTGGGGCCGGCCACTGGTGGAAGCCATGGCAATGTCGTTACCGGTGATTGCCACCAACTGGTCAGGGCCAACCGAGTATTTGACAGATGAAAATAGCTATCCCTTGCCTGTGGATAGAATGAGTGAAGTAATGGAAGGAGCATTCAGAGGGCATCTTTGGGCTGAACCTGGTGTGGATCAGCTTGGGGTTCTAATGAGACATGTGGTCAGCAATCCTGAGGAAGCTAGAGGCAAGGGAAGAAAGGCTAGGGAAGATATGATTAGTAGATTCTCTCCAGAGATTGTTGCAGGGATTGTTACCCATCATATACAACATATACTTGGAAATAAATGA